In Mycetocola spongiae, the genomic stretch TGGCCAGGCGGCGGCCAATTTCGATTGCGGCGGCACCACCCACGCCGGCATCCACCTCGTCAAAAACAAACGTGGGCAGCGGATCGTTACTCGCGATGACCACCTCGAGTGCCAGCATCACGCGGGAGAGCTCGCCGCCCGAGGCACCCTTGGCAAGCGGGCGCGGCTCGGCACCATTATGCGGCGCGAGCAGGAACGTGACCTGATCGCGGCCGTGGGCGGTGAAATCATCCAGTTCCCCGAGCTCCACGCTCACCCGGGCCTGGGCCATGGCGAGGGCCGTGAGCTCCTCGGAGATGGCCCGGGAGATCTTATCCCCCGCGGCGCGGCGCACGGCCGTGAGCTTGGCCGCGGCGGCCTGCACGGCCGCGTATTCGGTATCCACGCGCGCGCCAAGCTCGGCGATGCGATCCTCATCGGAATCGAGTTCCAGGAGGCGGGAGGACCCAACCTCGCGCAGCTCCAAAACCTCGGCATAGCCGGGGCCGTGTTTACGCACGAGGGCGGAGAGAATGGCGCGGCGCTCCTGGATCTGCTCCAGTTCGTGTGCGCCGTCGGTATCCAGCGCCGCCAGATAGCTGGAGAGATCCCCCACCACCTCGGCCACCTGATAGCCGAGGCCGGTGAGCTGTTCCACGATCGGGGCCAGCGAGGCGTCAAACGCCACCGCCCGCTCCAACTGGCGGCGCGCGTGATCAAGCAGGGCCGAGACATCGGTCTCGCCGGGCTCGCTGCCGAGTTCCTCGCTGGAGAGCGCCTCGCGGGCACTCGCGGCGGCCAGGCGCAGGTCTTCCACATTGGTGAGGCGCTCGGCGAGGATGGTGAGTTCCTCCTCCTCGCCGGGCTGCGGGTCCACGCGCTCGATTTCGTCCAGGGCGAGGCGCAGGCGCTCGGCCTCGGCCTCGCGGCGATCGCGCTGATCCACCAGCATCGCGAGGGTCTCGCGGGTTTCCCGCCAGAGGTCAAAGGCGGCGGTATAGGTGGCGAGGGCGCGGCGCAGCTTTTCGCCCGCAAAGCGGTCGAGGGCCTCGCGCTGGGCGGTGGTGGAGCGCAGCCGCATCTGATCGGATTGCCCGTGGACAACCACCAGTTTTTCGCCGAGTTCCGCGAGCACGCCGATCGGCGCGGCGCGGCCACCCACCTGCGCGCGGCTGCGACCCTCGGCGGATACGGAACGGCCGAGGGTCAGCTCGGCACGCCCATCGTCGAGTTCGTCCAGGAGCCCCCCGGCATCGCGCACCCGCTCGATGATGGGACCCTCATTGGCGATCAGCCAGCGGCCGTCCACGGTGGCCTGGCTCGCGCCGCGGCGCACGGCGGCGGGATCGGCGCGGCCGCCCAGCAGCAGCCCCAGGGCGGTGACCACCATGGTTTTACCCGCGCCGGTCTCGCCGGTGATCGCGGTGAAGCCGGGGCCCAGCGGGAGCGAGGCCTGGGCAATCACCCCGAGGTCGCGGATATCGATGCTCTCGATCATTTTCCGGTGCCCCTCCAGCCGGTGACCGGCAATTGGAATTTTTGGACAAGTCGATCGGTGAACGGGCCCTGGTGCAGGCGCGCGAGGCGCACGGGCACCGAGGAGCGGCGCACCACCACGCGCGATCCGCGCGCGAGCTCATGCGTGCGGCGGCCATCGCACCACAGCACTCCGGTGCCCACGTTGCGCTCGAGCAGGTCGATCGCGATCGAGGAGGACGGGCCCACCACGATGGGGCGGGCAAAGAGGGCGTGCGCGCTCAGCGGCACCACCATGATCGCCTCGACGGTGGGCCAGATGACCGGCCCGCCCGCGGAGAAGCCATAGGCGGTGGAGCCGGTGGGGGTGGATACCACCACACCATCGCAGCCGAAGGAGGACAGCGGGCGGGTATCTACCTCAAGCAGAACCTCAAGCATGCGTTCGCGGCTGGCCTTTTCCACGGTGGCCTCGTTGAGCGCCCAGGTCTCGTATACCACCTCGCCCGCGAGCTGCACGCTCACCGAGAGGGTCAGGCGTTCCTCCACCTCATAGTGGCCGTCGATCGCGCGCCGCACGGCCTCGTCGAGGTCATCGCGCTCGCTCTCGGCGAGGAAACCCACATGGCCGAGGTTTATGCCGAGCATCGGGGCGGAGAAGCCGCGCACGAGCTCCGCGGCGCGCAGGATGGTGCCGTCGCCGCCCAGCACGATAACAATTTCGAGCTGATCGGCGGTGACATCCTCGTCGAGCAGGGCCACGTCGCCGAGGTCCACCCCGTATTCGAGGATCTCATCGCGTTCCTCGCGCTGCAATACCGGGATGGCTCCGCCGAGACGCAGCTGCCGGATCACGTGCAGGGCGGCATCAATCGAGTCTTCTCTTCCGGTGTGTGAGACCACCAGGATCGCGCGCGATACGTCACTCATGCCGTGGTTTTCCCCTCCGCGGCGAGCCTGGCCACCGTCTCCATCCATTCTGTCGGGTTTCCGCTGCCCGTGGTGGTATCCGCGTCATGAATTTCCCGCGCGCGGAACCACACCAGGTATTCGAGGTTGCCGGCACCCCCGGTAATCGGGGAGGGCAGCAGGCCCGCGGTGGCCAGCCCCAGGTCCCAGGCATGCCAGAGCACGCCGTTGATCGCATCGGCGCGCAGATCGGCCTTGCGCACGATGCCCTCCTTAATGCCCGTGCGGCCCACCTCAAACTGCGGCTTAATCAGCAGAATAAAATCGGCATCGGGCAGCGCGGCCTCGCGCAGGGGGCGCAGGACCAGCTTCAGCGAGATGAAGGAGAGATCACCCACGACCAGCGAGGGTGCCTCATCGGTGGCGCTCATATGGCGCAGGTGCTGGCCCTGCAGGTCACGCACGTTCAGCCCCTCGATCACGCGCACGCCCGGGTCCTGGCGCACCACATCGGCAAGCTGATCGTGCCCCACGTCCACGGCCACAACCTCGCGGGCGCCGCGCTCGCGCAGCACCTGGGTGAACCCGCCCGTGGAGGCTCCGGCATCTAGTGCCACGCGGTTTTGGGGATCCACGGGGAATCCATCAAGTGCGCTCACGAGCTTATGCGCGGCGCGGCTCACGTAGTGGGAGTCGCCGTCGATCGTGAGGACGTGGGAGTCGTTCACCTTCATCGAGGGCTTAAGCGTGGTGGCGCCGTTCACCCGCACGCGGGCCTCCGCGATCAGGGTGGCCGCGGCGGAGCGCGAGCGGGCGAGCCCGCGTTCGGCCAGGGCGGCGTCGAGTCGGAGTGTCATCGGTAGTCCTCGGGTGTTGGGGTGGGAAGTGTGCGGGTGGCATCGTTGATGCGGGACGCGGGATATTCCTCGCGGTCGGAGGAGTCCAGGAGGGTGCCGAGCCGCTCGTGCAGGGCGTTATAGCCGGCGGCGCGCTCGGCCAGGGGCGCGGCCTCGATGAGCCCGAGGGCGGTCGTGAGGTCGGGTTCTGGCGAAGGCGCGAAGGGCGCGCGGGGCGCCGGGCCCGGGGTGGTACCGTCCGCGGCGCGGGGGTCTGGAATATCGCTCACGTTCCCAGGGTATCGTGCGCCGCCGACGCCGCCCACCGGGGGCGGGTTTCCCGGCCCCTTAACCGCCGCCGCCCCCGGGGTCGGTCCGCATGCGGACCGGCCCCGGGGGCGGGAGGGATACTGCTAGCTGTAGATTTCCTCGGGAACCTCGAAGCCCCAGACGGCGCGCCCGGAGTTCCAGACCACGGCGCATGCGGCGCGCAGCAGATTCAATTTATCTCCGCCATCGTTATCCACCACGAGGTCGTTGCCGCGGATGGAGACCTGTGCCTTACCCACCTTCGCGGTCTGGCCGTCGCGGGTGAACGTGGTCTCGGGATAGGGCAGGTGCAGCTCGCGCAGATCGCCGAGGATATACGTGGGCTGCGAGCCCTTATCGGCCGCCAGAACGTGCTTGGGGCGGTCGATACCGGTGAGCACCAGTGCCGAGGCAATCCCGGCCCGGTTGGCGCCGAGGATATCGGTGTCCAGGCGGTCGCCGACCATAAGCGGGTTCTCCACGCCGAAGCGCTTCTTGGCCTCCACAAAGATCGGCACCTCGGGCTTGCCGGCCACGGTCGCGAGCCGGCCCACGGCCGTGTGTACGGCCGAGACCAGGGTCCCGTTGCCCGGGGCGATGCCGCGGCCCTGCGGGATGGTCCAGTCGGTATTGGTCGCAATCCAGGGCAGCTCCACGCCGTCCTCGCGCGGGGCGAGGGCATAGGCAGCCTCGGCCAGGTGGATCCAGCCCACGTCCGGCGCAAATCCCTGGAGGACCGCGGCGGGGTTATCATCCGCGGAGCGGGTCACCACATAGCCGGCCTTTTCCAGCTCGGAGACCAGTCCGTCGCCGCCGATCACCAGGATCTTCGCGCCGGGCTGCACATAATCGCCGAGCAGGCCAACGGCCGCCTGCGGGCTGGTGACCACATCGCTCGGGGCCACGGTCAGGCCCAGCTCGCTCAGGTGGTTGGCCACGGTCACATCGGTGCGAGAGGCGTTATTGGTGATATAGCCCACGCGCATGGTCTCGGCCGCGAGGTTCAGCGATTCGATCGCGTGCTCGATCGGGCCGGGACCGGCATAGACCACACCGTCGAGGTCCGCGAGGACCGCGTCCCTACCGCTCAGCGGGCTCGTCATGCGAGTCTTCCTCTGCGGAAACAGCGCCATCGTGAACGTCCTCCTGCGTTGAAGTGGCGGATTCCTCCGCCGCGTTTTCCGGGTCCGCGGTCGCGGCCGGTTCGTTTTCCTCGGGTGCGGGTTCTTCCGCGGGCACGGAGAGCTCGGTGGCGGCGACACTCGCGAGTACGTCCGCGGTCTCCACCTCCGCGGCGCTCGGGGCGTCCGCGGTAGCCTCCGGGGCGGTTGCGGTGCCGTCCTCCGCGTCGGTGTCCTCCTCGTGCTCGGCGAGCGAGCGCTCCCCGGCGGCCGCGGCCTTGGCCTGTGCCTCCTCCTCGGCCTCGAGGCTGTAGTCCTCGTAGATGCTGAAGATTTCGATGGTCTCCGCGGCGGCGAGTCCAAGCCGCTCGGCGATGGCCTCATCGGCCACCGCTGCGCGCTTACGCCACTGCGCGGATTCCTCCTCGCGGCCCAGGTCGCCCAGGACGTCCGCATAGGCGGTGAACAGGTCGCCGCTCCACTCGAAGGCCTTATTGGGGTTAAGCTCCGGGATCTGCAGTTCGGCGAGGGCCAGTTCGGTCTGCTCCTGGTCGAGGCGGGCACCGGACATTGCGATGGCCAGCGCCACGCGGGAGGGCGTGGACAGCGTGGAGGCATCCACGCTGCGGCCCAGTTCCAGCGCCCGCTCGGGGCGTCCCACGGCGCGCTCGCTGTCCACCATCAGCGGAAGCTGCTCATTGGAGCCGGTGATCCGGCGGAACGTGCGCAGTTCGCGCAGCGCGAGGTTATAGTCGCCCGTGGCATAGGCGGTGACCGCGAGGGTCTCCCGCACCACGCCGATGCGGCCCGCGCGGCGCGCGGCCGAGGTGGCGTGCTGATGAGCCAGCTCGGGGTCCTCATCGATCAGGCCGGCGGCCATCACCATATGACGCGCGACCCATTCGGCGTTTTCCTTGGTCAAGGTCTTAAGTTCGTTGCGGGCGATGCGGTCCAGGTCGGATTCTTTCACCGATTCGGGAATCTCCGGGTCCTCGTGGCGGGTGCGCACCGAGCGCAGCTCCATCGCGAGCCGTTCCTGATCGGTCAGCTCCTCAACCCACTTATTCACATCGCGGTGGGCATCGCGGTCGCCGCGTGCGGGCGCGCCCTCGCGGTTGGTCCACAGCTTCGCCTCGGGACGCTCACGACCGGCACCACCACGCGAGGCGTGCTGTCGGCGCTCACCACCCTCGCGGTTGCCCTGATATCCGCCGGAGGCGGGACGGCCACCGTCACGGTTACCCTGGTATCCACCTTCGCGGCGCTCGCCCTGCGGGCGGTCGGAGTTGCCGCGGAACGGCGGACGCGAACCACCATCACGGTTACCCTGATACCCACCGGAAGCGGGACGTCCACCATCACGGTTGCCCTGATATCCGCCGGAGGCGGGGCGGCCACCGTCACGATTGCCCTGGTATCCACCTTCGCGGCGCTCGCCCTGCGGGCGGTCGGAGTTGCCGCGGAACGGCGGACGCGAACCACCATCACGGTTGCCCTGATATCCGCCGGAGGCGGGACGGCCACCGTCACGGTTGCCCTGGTATCCACCCTCGCGGCGCTCGCCCTGCGGACGATCCGAGTTACCGCGGAACGGCGGACGCGAACCACCATCACGGTTACCCTGATAGCCACCGGAAGCGGGACGACCACCATCGCGGTTACCCTGATATCCGCCTTCGCGGTTACCCTGATAACCGCCCTCACGGCGCTCACCCTGCGGACGATCCGAGTTGCCCCGGAACGGCGGACGCGAACCACCATCACGGTTACCCTGATAGCCACCGGAAGCGGGACGACCACCATCGCGGTTACCCTGATAGCCACCGGAGGTGGGACGTCCACCATCACGGTTGCCCTGGTAACCGCCCTCGCGGCGTTCACCCTGCGGGCGGTCGGACTGCGGCGCGCGGCCACCGCCCTGATAGGAGCCCTGGCCTCCCTCACGAGGAGAGGAGCCGCGACCCGCGGAATCCCCCGCGGAGCGCTCCTTAAAGCGTGCGGCGCGTTCCTTGGAACGGGCATCGTCCTTGGCCTTGCGGGCGCGGTCGCCATAATCGCGCGAGCCCTCGGAGCTCGAGCGCGATTCGCTATACGGAGGCTTGCCGGAACCGCGCTCGGTGTTCTTATTCTTATCCGATTCGGGTTCTGACATAGGTGTTGCCTCCATATTGGTTTATAGCTTTATATAAATGATCTTAAACGAAAATGGCCACCCAAGCATTGGGTGGCCATTTTCTCAAAATAAGTCCGGCGGTGTCCTACTCTCCCACAGGGTCCCCCCTGCAGTACCATCGGCGCAAAGAGTCTTAGCTTCCGGGTTCGGAATGTAACCGGGCGTTTCCCTCTCGCTATGGCCGCCGAAACAAACATAGACATATCAATCACGAATCAAACAACACACCACACACCTAAATATGTGACTTGTTGTTTGGTTCTCGACCGTACATCGAGAACCACTCAGTGGACGCGGGCATCACTCTGGACCCCAGACACCAACCTTTAAAAACTGTGTCTGAGTAATGATTATCAAATTATCGGCTTATTAGTACCGGTCAGCTTCACGAGTCTGTAGTCCTCGCTTCCACATCCGGCCTATCAACCCAGTAGTCTACTGGGAGCCTCTCCCCCTAAGGGATGGAAATCTCATCTCGAGGCCGGCTTCCCGCTTAGATGCTTTCAGCGGTTATCCATCCCGAACGTAGCTAATCAGCGGTGCTCCTGGCGGAACAACTGACACACCAGAGGTTCGTCCAACCCGGTCCTCTCGTACTAGGGTCAGATCCTCTCAAATTTCCTGCGCGCGCAGCGGATAGGGACCGAACTGTCTCACGACGTT encodes the following:
- a CDS encoding HAD-IIA family hydrolase, which translates into the protein MALFPQRKTRMTSPLSGRDAVLADLDGVVYAGPGPIEHAIESLNLAAETMRVGYITNNASRTDVTVANHLSELGLTVAPSDVVTSPQAAVGLLGDYVQPGAKILVIGGDGLVSELEKAGYVVTRSADDNPAAVLQGFAPDVGWIHLAEAAYALAPREDGVELPWIATNTDWTIPQGRGIAPGNGTLVSAVHTAVGRLATVAGKPEVPIFVEAKKRFGVENPLMVGDRLDTDILGANRAGIASALVLTGIDRPKHVLAADKGSQPTYILGDLRELHLPYPETTFTRDGQTAKVGKAQVSIRGNDLVVDNDGGDKLNLLRAACAVVWNSGRAVWGFEVPEEIYS
- a CDS encoding NAD kinase, encoding MSDVSRAILVVSHTGREDSIDAALHVIRQLRLGGAIPVLQREERDEILEYGVDLGDVALLDEDVTADQLEIVIVLGGDGTILRAAELVRGFSAPMLGINLGHVGFLAESERDDLDEAVRRAIDGHYEVEERLTLSVSVQLAGEVVYETWALNEATVEKASRERMLEVLLEVDTRPLSSFGCDGVVVSTPTGSTAYGFSAGGPVIWPTVEAIMVVPLSAHALFARPIVVGPSSSIAIDLLERNVGTGVLWCDGRRTHELARGSRVVVRRSSVPVRLARLHQGPFTDRLVQKFQLPVTGWRGTGK
- a CDS encoding TlyA family RNA methyltransferase, which produces MTLRLDAALAERGLARSRSAAATLIAEARVRVNGATTLKPSMKVNDSHVLTIDGDSHYVSRAAHKLVSALDGFPVDPQNRVALDAGASTGGFTQVLRERGAREVVAVDVGHDQLADVVRQDPGVRVIEGLNVRDLQGQHLRHMSATDEAPSLVVGDLSFISLKLVLRPLREAALPDADFILLIKPQFEVGRTGIKEGIVRKADLRADAINGVLWHAWDLGLATAGLLPSPITGGAGNLEYLVWFRAREIHDADTTTGSGNPTEWMETVARLAAEGKTTA
- the recN gene encoding DNA repair protein RecN translates to MIESIDIRDLGVIAQASLPLGPGFTAITGETGAGKTMVVTALGLLLGGRADPAAVRRGASQATVDGRWLIANEGPIIERVRDAGGLLDELDDGRAELTLGRSVSAEGRSRAQVGGRAAPIGVLAELGEKLVVVHGQSDQMRLRSTTAQREALDRFAGEKLRRALATYTAAFDLWRETRETLAMLVDQRDRREAEAERLRLALDEIERVDPQPGEEEELTILAERLTNVEDLRLAAASAREALSSEELGSEPGETDVSALLDHARRQLERAVAFDASLAPIVEQLTGLGYQVAEVVGDLSSYLAALDTDGAHELEQIQERRAILSALVRKHGPGYAEVLELREVGSSRLLELDSDEDRIAELGARVDTEYAAVQAAAAKLTAVRRAAGDKISRAISEELTALAMAQARVSVELGELDDFTAHGRDQVTFLLAPHNGAEPRPLAKGASGGELSRVMLALEVVIASNDPLPTFVFDEVDAGVGGAAAIEIGRRLAKLAASAQVIVVTHLAQVAAFANNHLAVVKADDGSVTASSVRQLRGEERLAEMARLLSGLADSDNALAHAGELLQLASSE